In Oceanobacillus sp. FSL K6-2867, one DNA window encodes the following:
- a CDS encoding DedA family protein: MENWVTDIMEKLGYLGVYLMMVLENVFPPIPSEIVLPFGGFLTTYTDLTVLGVVVAATAGSVIGAMILYSIGMLLDIERLERIVDRWGHILRLKKEDVRKADAWFDKYGYWTVLFCRMVPIVRSLISIPAGMAQMNFWLFLLFTTIGTIMWNIILITLGAALGANWQNIIGFMNLYKDFVYAALIIGTILFIIWLIWKKRKRK, from the coding sequence ATAGAAAATTGGGTTACAGATATTATGGAGAAGCTTGGATACTTAGGAGTTTATCTTATGATGGTCTTGGAAAATGTTTTTCCCCCGATTCCATCAGAAATTGTACTGCCATTTGGCGGCTTTCTGACAACCTATACTGATTTAACAGTTTTAGGTGTTGTTGTTGCTGCAACTGCAGGCTCCGTAATTGGTGCAATGATCTTATATAGTATTGGTATGCTGCTCGATATAGAACGATTAGAAAGAATTGTAGATCGCTGGGGACATATTCTGCGATTGAAAAAGGAAGACGTTCGAAAGGCAGATGCCTGGTTTGACAAATATGGCTATTGGACTGTCTTATTTTGCAGAATGGTACCAATTGTTCGAAGCTTGATCTCCATTCCGGCTGGTATGGCTCAGATGAATTTTTGGCTTTTCCTGTTATTTACAACCATTGGCACAATAATGTGGAACATTATTTTAATCACGCTAGGAGCAGCACTTGGAGCTAATTGGCAAAACATAATTGGATTTATGAATCTTTATAAGGATTTCGTTTATGCAGCACTCATTATTGGAACGATTCTATTTATTATCTGGCTTATTTGGAAAAAGAGAAAGAGGAAGTAA
- a CDS encoding PspA/IM30 family protein, giving the protein MSTNIFTRIKDSISADLHTMMDKKEQKNPIAALNQYLRQSEQEKEKVRKLIDRQYKLKEEFSREYLKAQELADKRLKQAAIAEKAEEQAMHEFAMKEYEEYQARADRMKASREEAIEQLETLEQKYEDMKHRLKDMHLRRMELMGRENIAKANHQINRVVEDTSEKPFSKFAEMEQYIENLEYKVNSSYYRSTFDNKIAALEKELNENTN; this is encoded by the coding sequence ATGTCAACAAATATTTTCACACGCATTAAAGATTCCATATCTGCTGATCTTCATACAATGATGGATAAAAAGGAACAAAAAAATCCGATTGCTGCATTAAATCAATATCTACGTCAAAGCGAGCAAGAAAAAGAAAAGGTTCGAAAACTTATTGACCGTCAGTATAAATTAAAAGAAGAATTTTCCCGTGAATATTTGAAAGCACAAGAATTAGCTGATAAACGCTTAAAACAAGCGGCAATCGCTGAAAAGGCAGAGGAACAAGCCATGCATGAATTTGCGATGAAAGAATATGAGGAGTACCAAGCTCGTGCTGATCGTATGAAAGCATCAAGAGAAGAAGCAATTGAACAGCTAGAAACATTAGAGCAAAAGTACGAAGATATGAAACATCGTTTAAAAGATATGCACTTGCGGCGCATGGAATTAATGGGACGCGAAAATATAGCCAAAGCAAACCACCAAATTAATCGAGTAGTTGAGGATACTTCAGAAAAGCCATTCTCAAAATTTGCTGAGATGGAGCAGTACATCGAGAACCTTGAATACAAAGTGAACAGCTCATACTACCGCAGCACATTTGATAATAAAATCGCTGCACTTGAAAAAGAACTAAACGAAAATACAAACTAA
- the ectB gene encoding diaminobutyrate--2-oxoglutarate transaminase, with translation MRTFEEVESVVRSYSRGWPTVFNKAKGYKLWDTDGKEYIDFFAGAGTMNYGHNDETMQQKVIDYIQNDGIIHSLDMGTTPRKEFLENFKEIILTPRKLDYKIMFPGPTGTNTVESALKIARKVTGRETVISFTNAFHGMTIGSLSVTGNSFKRHGAGVPLHHAVSMPFDNYVENHDSTAYLERFLEDSGSGVALPAAIILETVQGEGGINAARIEWLQKIEELCKRWDILLIVDDVQAGNGRTGTFFSFEPAGIEPDVVCLSKSIGGFGLPMAITLIKSEHDKWGPGEHNGTFRGNNLAFIAATEALRYWKNNDFEKEVQEKAEILKSAVSTIIEKYPELNGEARGRGLMQGIAVEEEGLATEICAEAFQRGLIVETSGPDDEVVKFLPPLIIDEAGLEKGFQLLDDSIKHVLNK, from the coding sequence ATGAGAACATTTGAGGAAGTGGAATCTGTAGTAAGAAGTTATAGCAGAGGGTGGCCGACAGTTTTTAATAAAGCAAAGGGCTATAAGCTTTGGGATACGGATGGCAAGGAATATATTGATTTTTTTGCCGGTGCCGGAACAATGAATTATGGCCATAATGATGAGACGATGCAGCAAAAAGTGATTGATTATATCCAAAATGATGGCATTATACATAGCCTCGACATGGGTACAACTCCACGAAAAGAATTCCTTGAAAACTTTAAAGAAATAATTCTTACACCACGTAAGCTTGACTATAAAATTATGTTTCCAGGTCCAACTGGAACAAATACGGTGGAAAGTGCTCTGAAAATTGCTAGAAAGGTAACGGGACGGGAAACCGTAATCAGCTTTACAAATGCCTTTCACGGGATGACGATTGGTTCTCTTTCTGTGACAGGCAATTCCTTTAAACGTCATGGAGCAGGTGTACCACTTCATCATGCCGTATCTATGCCATTTGATAACTATGTGGAAAACCATGATTCCACCGCCTATTTAGAGCGGTTCTTAGAGGATAGTGGCAGTGGTGTGGCATTGCCGGCTGCCATTATTCTGGAAACGGTACAGGGTGAAGGCGGCATTAATGCAGCACGAATCGAATGGTTGCAAAAGATAGAGGAACTGTGTAAACGCTGGGACATTTTATTAATTGTAGATGATGTGCAGGCGGGGAATGGCCGGACCGGTACTTTCTTTAGCTTTGAGCCGGCTGGTATTGAACCGGATGTTGTTTGTCTTTCCAAATCGATCGGCGGCTTTGGTCTGCCAATGGCAATTACATTAATCAAATCGGAACATGACAAATGGGGTCCGGGTGAACACAATGGTACCTTCCGTGGAAATAATTTAGCGTTTATTGCAGCAACCGAAGCATTGCGCTATTGGAAAAATAATGACTTTGAAAAAGAAGTTCAGGAAAAAGCAGAAATTCTAAAGTCTGCTGTAAGTACAATAATTGAAAAATATCCTGAACTGAATGGAGAAGCAAGGGGCAGAGGATTAATGCAAGGAATTGCAGTAGAGGAAGAAGGTCTAGCGACTGAAATTTGTGCAGAAGCATTTCAGCGTGGTTTAATTGTAGAAACTTCTGGTCCTGATGACGAAGTTGTTAAGTTCCTGCCGCCGCTTATTATTGACGAAGCGGGATTAGAAAAGGGATTTCAGCTATTAGATGACAGTATTAAACACGTATTGAACAAATAA
- a CDS encoding sulfite exporter TauE/SafE family protein encodes METIFLFITIILVASILQTSTGFGFSIMATPFLLMLFLPQEAIQINIILSLIISIALVYKIRRDIDFKIVKRFTLGSLTGIPVGVIIITAIEDMNIFKLGISILILLLTVLLMLNFKVKPTPIRDFIVGGISGGLTTSVGMPGPPLLLYFTGADTEKAKLRATTLAFYLFIYLVSLITQIIFTGTNIVIWESSLYAVPFVVLGLFLGQLLFKWINQKVFRLFTYILLLFTGIFLLLESLF; translated from the coding sequence TTGGAAACGATATTTTTATTTATTACGATTATTTTAGTTGCTTCTATTCTCCAAACAAGTACTGGGTTTGGCTTTTCGATTATGGCTACACCATTTTTGCTTATGTTATTTTTACCTCAAGAAGCAATCCAGATAAATATTATTTTATCCTTAATTATTTCGATTGCATTAGTATATAAAATTAGAAGAGATATTGATTTTAAGATTGTAAAGCGATTTACGTTAGGAAGTTTAACTGGCATTCCTGTAGGTGTCATCATTATTACAGCTATCGAGGATATGAACATTTTCAAGCTGGGAATTAGTATCCTTATTTTGCTTTTAACCGTGCTGTTAATGCTAAATTTCAAAGTAAAGCCAACTCCAATAAGAGATTTCATCGTTGGAGGGATATCTGGCGGGTTAACAACGAGTGTTGGCATGCCTGGACCACCATTATTATTATATTTTACTGGAGCAGATACGGAAAAAGCAAAGCTGCGGGCAACAACTTTAGCATTTTATCTCTTTATTTATCTTGTCAGTCTTATAACGCAAATCATTTTTACGGGTACAAATATAGTGATTTGGGAATCGAGTTTATATGCGGTTCCGTTTGTGGTTTTAGGGTTATTCCTGGGACAGCTTCTGTTTAAATGGATTAATCAAAAGGTTTTCAGACTGTTTACATACATTCTATTATTGTTTACAGGGATTTTCCTTTTACTAGAGAGTTTATTTTAA
- a CDS encoding LLM class flavin-dependent oxidoreductase — translation MKLSILDQAPIAKGYTAKEALEASVELAMLTDRLGYKRYWVAEHHELDGLASPAPDILLGIIGSRTETIRIGSGAVLLPNYKPYNVAERYHVLATLFPGRVDLGIGRAPGGTAEVSIALAGNFLEKVKNMSKLLDELLHFIHRDFPEDNMFAKIVATPLPEVAPVPWLLGTSEKSAQLAAEKGLPYVFGHFMSDADGPAIVKSYFDHCVTDKAKAIVTVNVICAETIEEAEKIAQSNLHWKVLQAKGEGKKGVPSIAEAEQFQYTNEEMKIIEKEKQNQIIGDPEHVKRELEKLQKRYNVDEFMIVTITHSYEARKRSYELLAELF, via the coding sequence ATGAAGCTTAGTATATTGGACCAGGCACCAATCGCAAAAGGGTATACTGCGAAAGAAGCGTTAGAAGCATCTGTTGAGCTTGCTATGCTTACTGACCGCCTGGGCTATAAACGGTATTGGGTAGCAGAGCATCATGAGCTTGATGGATTAGCAAGTCCAGCGCCGGATATTCTCCTTGGAATCATTGGATCGCGCACAGAAACAATTCGAATAGGATCTGGAGCTGTTTTACTACCAAATTATAAACCGTATAACGTGGCAGAAAGATACCATGTGCTAGCAACATTATTTCCTGGGCGGGTAGATTTAGGTATTGGTCGAGCACCTGGCGGAACGGCTGAGGTTTCAATTGCACTAGCTGGGAATTTTTTGGAGAAAGTAAAGAATATGTCTAAGCTATTAGACGAATTGCTTCATTTTATCCATCGTGATTTTCCAGAAGATAATATGTTTGCAAAAATTGTCGCCACGCCACTTCCAGAGGTAGCACCAGTTCCATGGCTTTTAGGGACGAGTGAAAAAAGTGCACAGCTCGCTGCTGAAAAAGGTCTTCCATATGTATTTGGTCATTTTATGAGCGATGCAGATGGACCAGCTATCGTTAAAAGCTATTTTGATCATTGTGTAACTGATAAAGCAAAGGCTATCGTAACGGTCAATGTTATTTGTGCTGAAACGATAGAAGAAGCAGAAAAAATTGCACAAAGTAATTTGCATTGGAAAGTCCTTCAAGCGAAAGGTGAAGGAAAGAAAGGTGTTCCTTCCATCGCAGAGGCGGAACAATTTCAGTATACGAATGAAGAAATGAAAATAATCGAAAAAGAGAAGCAAAATCAAATCATCGGTGACCCCGAACATGTTAAGCGGGAACTCGAGAAGCTGCAAAAACGTTATAATGTGGACGAATTCATGATCGTTACAATTACCCATAGCTATGAAGCAAGGAAAAGGTCGTACGAGTTACTAGCAGAGCTTTTTTGA
- a CDS encoding M42 family metallopeptidase yields the protein MTTYPNVTETKELIKQLVSIPSPSGNTFKVIQFVEQFLQDLNVETKRNRKGGLIATLSGENNDEHRMLTAHVDTLGAMVKEIKSNGRLRLDLIGGFRYNSIEGEYCEIHTSNGKVITGTILMHQTSVHVYKDAGDAKRDQTNMEVRIDAKVESAEEVRALGIEVGDFISFDPRVQLTDNGFIKSRHLDDKASVGILLQLIKRIKEEGITLPYTTHFLISNNEEIGYGGNSNITPETVEYLAVDMGAMGDGQSTDEYTVSICVKDASGPYHYGLRKRLVELAEANDIGYQLDIYPFYGSDASAAIRAGHDIIHGLIGPGIDSSHAFERTHESSLIQTENLLFHYVQSDMVGY from the coding sequence GTGACGACATATCCAAATGTTACCGAAACTAAAGAACTAATTAAACAATTAGTATCGATTCCAAGTCCATCAGGAAATACGTTTAAAGTAATTCAGTTCGTTGAACAATTTTTACAGGACTTAAATGTAGAAACAAAACGTAATCGCAAGGGTGGTCTAATTGCGACTTTGTCTGGTGAAAACAATGACGAGCATAGGATGCTGACTGCCCATGTAGATACATTAGGAGCGATGGTAAAAGAGATAAAAAGCAATGGTCGTCTTCGCCTTGATTTGATTGGCGGTTTTCGCTATAACTCGATTGAAGGGGAGTATTGTGAAATTCATACATCGAATGGAAAAGTTATTACCGGAACTATTTTAATGCACCAAACCTCCGTTCATGTGTATAAAGATGCCGGCGACGCCAAACGTGATCAGACGAATATGGAAGTGCGGATTGATGCGAAGGTTGAAAGTGCAGAAGAGGTTCGGGCACTTGGGATTGAGGTTGGGGATTTTATTTCCTTTGATCCACGGGTACAGCTGACTGACAATGGATTTATTAAATCACGTCATTTAGATGATAAAGCAAGTGTAGGCATTTTATTGCAGCTTATTAAACGAATTAAAGAGGAAGGAATTACGCTTCCATACACAACGCATTTTCTAATTTCCAATAATGAAGAGATTGGCTATGGAGGTAACTCAAATATTACACCCGAAACTGTCGAGTATTTAGCGGTGGACATGGGAGCAATGGGGGATGGCCAATCGACGGATGAGTATACCGTGTCTATTTGTGTCAAGGATGCGAGCGGCCCATACCATTATGGATTGCGAAAGCGTCTCGTTGAGCTGGCTGAAGCAAATGATATCGGCTATCAATTGGATATTTATCCTTTTTATGGTTCAGATGCGTCCGCAGCAATTCGCGCAGGCCACGATATTATTCACGGATTAATTGGTCCGGGAATAGACTCATCACATGCCTTTGAGCGAACCCATGAAAGCTCACTTATTCAAACTGAAAATTTGTTGTTTCATTATGTGCAATCGGATATGGTTGGTTATTAA
- a CDS encoding hemolysin III family protein, with product MNNYVREPINGFTHLFGAILSIAGLVALVMKALTTTESALAITAVIIFGISMILLYAASATYHMVIAKDRIIAFLRRVDHSMIFVLIAGTYTPFCLISLNGVTGWVLFGVISGLAIAGVIFKLVWFHAPRWLSTALYVIMGWIVVFFSGSLAPIIGTNGMFYLIAGGLIYTIGAVIYWLKPAFLEFKHVGFHEIFHIFILLGTLFHFICIYGYVL from the coding sequence TTGAATAATTACGTTCGGGAACCGATCAATGGATTTACGCATTTATTCGGGGCAATATTATCCATTGCGGGACTTGTCGCACTGGTAATGAAAGCTCTGACGACAACAGAATCAGCACTAGCCATAACAGCAGTTATTATTTTTGGAATTAGCATGATTCTCTTATATGCCGCCTCTGCTACATATCACATGGTTATAGCAAAGGACCGAATCATCGCATTTTTACGACGGGTCGATCATTCAATGATATTTGTTCTGATTGCTGGGACATATACACCGTTTTGTTTAATCAGCTTGAATGGTGTAACAGGCTGGGTTTTATTTGGTGTAATCAGTGGACTTGCAATTGCTGGGGTTATTTTTAAACTAGTTTGGTTTCATGCACCAAGATGGCTATCAACCGCTCTTTATGTAATCATGGGCTGGATAGTTGTGTTTTTCAGCGGATCACTTGCGCCGATTATTGGAACAAACGGTATGTTCTACCTTATTGCCGGAGGTCTGATTTATACTATTGGAGCAGTTATTTATTGGCTGAAACCCGCATTTCTGGAATTTAAGCATGTCGGTTTCCATGAAATTTTTCATATTTTTATCTTGCTTGGCACCCTATTCCATTTCATATGTATTTACGGGTACGTACTATAA
- the liaF gene encoding cell wall-active antibiotics response protein LiaF, which produces MFKRLTTDYFNWILIIGVILLIFEIAFYFGGSIIPALFSALFVYIGWKNFHKLWGKIVFWIALVSLVFSVLNLLAVRFLIIAAIIIFIINYSKSKNEATQFEPILPDGEKKYETILKVDPLFDHKLFDDQLTEDVAYQWKDINIHGAFGDRIIDLSNTVLPNDTAVISIRHVIGNIEIYVPYEVEVSIHHSSVFGKAHILGKHHLKLMNKSIHYQTANYDTAYPRVKIITSLFSGDIEVKRI; this is translated from the coding sequence ATGTTCAAAAGACTAACCACAGATTATTTCAACTGGATATTGATCATTGGTGTGATCCTCCTAATATTTGAGATTGCCTTTTATTTCGGTGGCTCAATCATTCCAGCATTATTTTCTGCATTGTTTGTGTATATTGGCTGGAAGAATTTTCACAAGCTATGGGGGAAAATTGTATTCTGGATAGCGCTTGTCAGCCTCGTTTTTTCGGTGCTAAACCTGCTTGCAGTGCGCTTTTTAATTATCGCCGCTATTATTATTTTTATCATTAACTATTCAAAGTCCAAAAACGAAGCAACTCAATTTGAACCGATTCTTCCGGATGGCGAAAAGAAATATGAAACGATCTTGAAAGTGGATCCGTTATTCGATCATAAGTTATTTGATGACCAATTAACCGAAGATGTTGCTTATCAGTGGAAAGATATAAATATTCATGGGGCATTTGGCGATCGGATTATTGACTTAAGTAATACAGTATTGCCTAATGATACAGCTGTTATATCAATTCGCCATGTAATTGGAAATATCGAAATTTATGTGCCTTATGAAGTTGAAGTAAGCATTCATCATAGCTCGGTGTTTGGTAAAGCTCATATTTTAGGGAAACATCATCTAAAGTTAATGAATAAATCAATCCACTATCAAACAGCAAATTACGATACAGCATATCCGCGTGTGAAAATAATTACCTCACTTTTTTCTGGAGATATTGAGGTGAAACGGATATGA
- the ectA gene encoding diaminobutyrate acetyltransferase produces the protein MATVTDIETDFHFRKPDKDDGSVVWQLIKNTKVLDLNSSYSYLMWCDIFSETSIVAERDGDIVGFISGFLHPNTMDKLFIWQVAVNESERGKGLATKMLYQLLNRTACETVQYIEATVSPSNKASQSLFKGLAKKLETKCNISEYFSSEDFPAEGHEDELLFMIGPIKNKR, from the coding sequence ATGGCGACAGTAACTGATATTGAAACGGATTTTCATTTTCGTAAGCCAGACAAAGACGATGGATCGGTTGTTTGGCAGCTTATAAAAAATACAAAAGTACTTGATCTGAATTCATCATATAGTTATCTGATGTGGTGCGATATTTTCTCAGAAACATCGATCGTGGCCGAAAGAGATGGGGACATTGTTGGTTTTATTTCCGGGTTTTTGCATCCGAATACAATGGATAAATTATTCATTTGGCAGGTTGCTGTTAATGAATCTGAGCGGGGTAAAGGATTAGCAACAAAGATGTTGTATCAATTATTGAACCGTACAGCATGTGAAACGGTTCAATATATTGAAGCAACGGTTTCACCTTCTAATAAAGCGTCACAGTCATTATTTAAAGGTCTTGCAAAGAAGCTTGAGACAAAATGCAATATCAGTGAATATTTCTCTTCAGAGGATTTTCCAGCTGAAGGGCATGAAGATGAATTGCTATTCATGATAGGTCCTATAAAAAATAAAAGGTAA
- a CDS encoding GlsB/YeaQ/YmgE family stress response membrane protein, with protein MGFIWSLIIGGILGWVASLITGRDIPGGVFGNIIAGIIGAWLGTLLLGQWGPVMGGFYIVPALIGAIVLILVVSFVMRSMRRNTKSAES; from the coding sequence ATGGGATTTATTTGGTCATTAATTATTGGAGGAATTCTTGGATGGGTAGCTAGTCTAATTACAGGGCGTGACATTCCAGGAGGAGTTTTCGGAAATATCATCGCAGGTATTATCGGTGCATGGCTCGGAACACTTCTTCTTGGTCAATGGGGGCCGGTGATGGGAGGATTTTATATTGTCCCTGCTTTAATTGGAGCGATTGTGCTCATCTTAGTTGTGAGCTTTGTAATGCGAAGTATGCGTCGTAATACGAAGTCAGCAGAAAGCTGA
- a CDS encoding DUF1836 domain-containing protein, producing the protein MKHKHEWMETLHLDNQLSLEDIPDLDLYMDQVIQLFEKKFADQKRNENEKILTKTMINNYAKGKLFFPIKNKKYSKEHLMLISMIYQMKGALSINDVKLTLERLNTKITDETFDLQQFYSSYLEIMNVNHTMFEKDLHEHMTEVETEVTKVNRDDEGYLEQVLLIATLTNMSNFYRKAAEKLVDEMTQKEQGDKNEA; encoded by the coding sequence ATGAAACATAAACATGAATGGATGGAAACACTCCATTTAGATAACCAGCTGTCACTGGAGGATATACCAGATTTGGATTTGTATATGGATCAGGTAATTCAGCTATTTGAGAAGAAGTTTGCAGATCAAAAGCGGAATGAAAATGAAAAAATACTTACAAAAACAATGATTAATAATTACGCTAAAGGGAAATTATTTTTTCCGATTAAAAATAAGAAGTATTCGAAGGAACATTTGATGCTGATAAGCATGATCTACCAAATGAAAGGTGCATTATCAATCAATGATGTGAAATTGACACTTGAAAGACTGAATACAAAAATAACGGACGAGACTTTTGATCTTCAGCAGTTCTACAGCAGTTATTTGGAAATAATGAATGTCAACCATACTATGTTTGAAAAGGATCTGCACGAGCACATGACAGAGGTTGAAACAGAAGTTACTAAAGTGAATCGCGATGATGAAGGATATTTGGAACAAGTACTGCTCATAGCAACCCTTACGAATATGAGTAATTTTTACCGAAAGGCTGCAGAGAAACTTGTGGATGAAATGACTCAAAAGGAACAAGGTGATAAGAATGAAGCTTAG
- a CDS encoding ectoine synthase, translated as MIVKSLEEIIGTEDETFSENWSSRRFILKKDGVGFSMNDTIIKAGTDNFFWYKNHIEAVYCIEGEGEIEKVETGDVYQIKPGTMYLLNDNDKHRLRARTQMRMVCVFNPPLVGTETHNEEGYYPLLVE; from the coding sequence ATGATCGTTAAATCATTAGAAGAAATTATTGGAACAGAGGACGAAACATTCAGTGAAAACTGGTCGAGCCGCAGATTTATATTGAAGAAGGATGGCGTTGGTTTTAGTATGAACGATACGATTATTAAAGCTGGTACGGATAACTTTTTCTGGTATAAAAATCATATTGAAGCAGTTTATTGCATCGAGGGAGAAGGGGAAATTGAAAAGGTGGAAACTGGAGATGTTTACCAAATTAAGCCTGGAACAATGTATCTGCTGAATGATAATGATAAGCATCGTCTTCGTGCACGTACACAAATGCGAATGGTTTGTGTATTCAACCCGCCATTAGTTGGGACAGAAACACATAATGAGGAAGGGTACTATCCGCTTTTAGTTGAATAA
- a CDS encoding flagellar basal body rod protein has protein sequence MKKFMLFIGGLIALFILLANIGPMVLLALSVWLLYVCFKKFVKTDSTLAKVGWTLVGLLVLSITFSNLYAVMGVAAAYALYLIYKNWNKEESPVVHVVEDDDPFTNFERQWAELNK, from the coding sequence ATGAAAAAATTTATGTTGTTTATCGGAGGGTTAATTGCCCTGTTTATATTATTAGCAAACATTGGACCAATGGTGCTCTTAGCGCTTAGCGTTTGGTTGCTGTATGTATGCTTTAAGAAATTTGTAAAAACCGATTCGACACTGGCAAAAGTTGGCTGGACATTAGTTGGTTTGCTTGTGTTAAGTATTACGTTCTCCAATCTATATGCTGTTATGGGAGTAGCTGCAGCATACGCGCTCTACCTTATTTACAAAAACTGGAATAAAGAAGAAAGTCCGGTTGTTCATGTTGTAGAAGATGATGATCCATTCACAAATTTTGAAAGACAATGGGCTGAATTAAATAAGTAA